The window ATTGTTGGCTTTCTTCAATACATCCAACCAATAGATTTATATATCAACCATGGCTGAGCAGGCAAGAGCAGTGAGTTCCTTTTAATTTTTGCATTTACATAATTTATCTCAATTGATCACTTTCTTCACTGCAGAAATGTTTTTATATTCCTTGCACTCGCTGATTTTTTTCTTAATAAATGATTGTTTACAGGATTTTGCAACAAAGCTCTCACTACGGAAATTCATGGTGACGGCGCAGCGTGTAACTCTAGATCAAAGGCAGCTTGCCCGTAGCATGGGCCTGGATCATCTGCTTGACCTAAAATGTGATACTCTGCCGCGCGGTGTCGTTCATTATCTGGCATCAAACTTTGATGTACCCTCAAGGGCTATTGAACTCCCCAATGGGTTCAAGTTCACAATCACACCCTACTGCATACACCAGGTCCTGGGGATACCACTTGGCGGCAGAACCATAGAGAAGAAGCAAAACCCAGCACTTAGATCACTGATTGCTCAACAGACAAAATGCAAAGGAAACTACCCAACCATAAACGAGCTGGATAACTTGATACAACCTGGGCTAGATGGAGATTCATTCAAAAGGATTTTCACAATGTATGCGCTCACCGTGCTCCTCTGCCCTTCAAGCCATGGGGCTGCTAGTCCAGATTACTACCACATTCTGGAAGACCCTGAACAGATTggctcattcgacttctgcacgg is drawn from Triticum aestivum cultivar Chinese Spring unplaced genomic scaffold, IWGSC CS RefSeq v2.1 scaffold180534, whole genome shotgun sequence and contains these coding sequences:
- the LOC123177919 gene encoding uncharacterized protein, with amino-acid sequence MAEQARADFATKLSLRKFMVTAQRVTLDQRQLARSMGLDHLLDLKCDTLPRGVVHYLASNFDVPSRAIELPNGFKFTITPYCIHQVLGIPLGGRTIEKKQNPALRSLIAQQTKCKGNYPTINELDNLIQPGLDGDSFKRIFTMYALTVLLCPSSHGAASPDYYHILEDPEQIGSFDFCTAVLDKLVASIDSYKAGATTVLGGDLLTLTVCRYK